The genomic region TGGATGCCGCTGGGCGTCCTGCTGTCCGTTGCCGTCCTGGCACTCGGCCTCGCGGCGCAGCTGGTGCCGGGCTTTAGCGCCGCCGAACTCGGCGTCGACCAGGACCTCAGCCAGCATCACGCCGCGGCCTTGACCGCCGTCGCGATGCTGCTGAACGTGGTGTTTGGACCGGTGGCCGGCGTCGGACTGATCGGCGCCGCCGCCCTCTACATCTGGCTGTTCCGCGGCGGCCTGGTCAAGGCGGTGGCCTTCGGCGTTGTGGCATCCTCAGGCTGGGTGGCCAGCGAGTTCTTCAAGCTCATCGTCGCCCGCCAGCGGCCCAACCCCGCCATGCTGTTCGATCCCCTGTCGCCGGAAACCGGCTCCAACAGTTTCCCGAGCGGCCACGTGTCCTTTGCCGTGGCCCTGGGTTTCGCGCTGTACTTCCTGGCCCGCGGAACCCGCCTGGCCCGGGTCACGGCCGTGGGAGCGGCAGCGATGGCGCTGGTCGTGGCCTGGTCCCGGCTGTATATCGGCGTCCACTACCCCACCGACGTCGTGGCGTCGTTCCTCGCCGCGAGCGCAGCGGTGGTACTGCTTGCCGGGCTGTGGAATCTGGCCGCTCCGCGGCTGGCGCACCGGCTTCCGGCCCTCGCCGTCACCCGGCCGCCGGCCCCCGAGAGGAAATGAGTATGCACATCCTGGACATTTCGACCCTCCTTCCCGCCGCACAGGCCGGAACGCCGTCGCTGCTGGACCCGGCAAGCCTGCTCGCCGGCCTGGGCCCGGGCGCCTTGGGCGTCATTGCGCTCATGGTCTTCATCGAGTCCGGCGTGCTCTTCCCTTTCCTGCCCGGCGACTCGCTGCTGTTCACCGCGGGACTCCTGCACCAGCAGCTGCAGCTGACACTGCCGGTGCTGATCGGCGTCGTCACCGCGGCTGCCATCGCCGGCGACCAGGTCGGCTACATGCTGGGGCGCACCTTCGGCCGGCGATGGTTCAAGGACGATGCCCGGATCCTGAAGACGGCA from Arthrobacter sp. NicSoilB8 harbors:
- a CDS encoding phosphatase PAP2 family protein yields the protein MTGPAPVERDTALNRTAVRPTAVPPDAVSPAVAPPPWVLPQVRHWMPLGVLLSVAVLALGLAAQLVPGFSAAELGVDQDLSQHHAAALTAVAMLLNVVFGPVAGVGLIGAAALYIWLFRGGLVKAVAFGVVASSGWVASEFFKLIVARQRPNPAMLFDPLSPETGSNSFPSGHVSFAVALGFALYFLARGTRLARVTAVGAAAMALVVAWSRLYIGVHYPTDVVASFLAASAAVVLLAGLWNLAAPRLAHRLPALAVTRPPAPERK